One genomic segment of Devosia sp. includes these proteins:
- a CDS encoding transporter substrate-binding domain-containing protein → MIKMTKSIAIFASTALALLVGPAFAQDLPDLEGRVIHAVTENAYYPLNFADAEGKGIGLEYDVINEVAKRLNASVEWDLTAWDVMIESVRSGQFDVGADGITITAEREEQIDFTDPFITVEQYFLVRADEDRITGPESFAENADLLFGAQAGTSSFYTAIYDVLDGDEANPRVKTFDSFGAAVQAVKVGDVDAIIADQAAATGYIGADPGSFKQVGESIKSDPLGFILTPGSDLVEPFNAALDQLREEGWLDERINYWFFEYAAD, encoded by the coding sequence ATGATCAAGATGACCAAGTCCATCGCCATTTTCGCCAGCACGGCCCTCGCGCTCCTGGTCGGCCCCGCCTTTGCGCAGGACCTGCCGGACCTTGAGGGTCGCGTCATCCATGCGGTGACCGAAAACGCTTATTATCCGCTGAACTTTGCCGACGCCGAGGGCAAGGGAATCGGCCTGGAATATGACGTCATCAACGAAGTCGCAAAGCGTCTCAACGCCAGCGTCGAGTGGGACCTGACGGCCTGGGACGTGATGATCGAGAGCGTGCGCAGCGGTCAGTTCGACGTCGGCGCCGATGGCATCACCATCACCGCCGAGCGCGAAGAGCAGATCGACTTCACCGACCCGTTCATCACCGTGGAACAGTATTTCCTGGTGCGTGCCGACGAAGATCGGATCACCGGCCCCGAGAGTTTTGCCGAAAACGCCGATCTGCTGTTCGGCGCGCAGGCGGGCACCTCGTCCTTCTATACGGCAATCTATGATGTTCTCGATGGCGACGAGGCCAATCCGCGGGTCAAGACCTTCGACAGCTTCGGGGCCGCGGTTCAGGCTGTGAAGGTGGGCGACGTGGATGCAATCATCGCCGATCAGGCGGCCGCCACCGGCTATATTGGCGCCGATCCGGGTTCGTTCAAACAGGTGGGCGAGAGCATCAAGTCCGATCCGCTGGGTTTCATCCTGACCCCTGGCTCGGATCTTGTTGAGCCGTTCAATGCAGCGCTGGATCAATTGCGCGAAGAGGGCTGGCTCGACGAACGGATCAACTACTGGTTCTTCGAATACGCGGCTGACTAA
- a CDS encoding cyclic nucleotide-binding domain-containing protein: MADILDYCSGLKTVRFKSGQIMLPEGERLGKLLVLVEGQVEVIRERTQVTHVDEPGSIFGEMAVLLDMQHSATVKALSDVTAYEIPDALTFLDGHPEFSLQIAIMLARRLYYTTSYLVDLQQQAAGKRQDLDLVDEILASLVDPKDAARKRK; the protein is encoded by the coding sequence ATGGCGGACATTCTGGACTATTGCAGCGGCCTCAAGACGGTCCGGTTCAAGTCGGGCCAGATCATGCTGCCCGAGGGCGAGCGGCTCGGCAAATTGCTGGTGCTGGTCGAAGGCCAGGTCGAGGTCATTCGCGAGCGAACCCAGGTGACCCATGTCGACGAGCCGGGCTCGATTTTCGGCGAAATGGCTGTGCTGCTCGACATGCAGCATTCGGCCACCGTCAAGGCGCTGTCCGACGTCACCGCCTATGAAATCCCCGATGCCCTGACCTTTCTCGACGGTCACCCCGAGTTTTCGCTGCAGATCGCCATCATGCTGGCGCGGCGGCTCTACTACACCACATCCTATCTGGTTGACCTGCAGCAGCAGGCGGCCGGCAAGCGGCAGGATCTCGACCTGGTCGATGAAATCCTGGCCAGCCTTGTCGACCCCAAGGATGCAGCCAGGAAGCGCAAGTGA
- a CDS encoding glutathione peroxidase gives MTRFSDFTLPRLDGTPQALADYAGQVVLVVNVASQCGLTPQYEGLEALYRQYRDRGLVVLGFPCNQFAEQEPGSADEIARFCAVNYGVSFPLFARIEVNGEGASPLYEWLKSEAPGIFGSEAIKWNFTKFLMDRAGTVVERYAPTTEPADIAPDIEKLL, from the coding sequence ATGACCCGTTTTTCAGACTTTACCCTCCCCCGCCTCGATGGCACGCCGCAGGCGCTTGCAGACTATGCCGGCCAGGTGGTGCTGGTGGTCAATGTCGCCTCCCAGTGCGGGCTCACCCCGCAATATGAGGGGCTCGAGGCGCTATACCGGCAATATCGGGACCGGGGTCTGGTCGTGCTCGGATTTCCCTGCAACCAGTTCGCCGAGCAGGAGCCGGGCAGCGCCGACGAGATCGCCCGGTTCTGCGCGGTCAATTACGGGGTCAGCTTTCCGCTCTTTGCCAGGATCGAGGTCAATGGCGAGGGCGCATCCCCGCTCTATGAATGGCTCAAATCCGAGGCGCCGGGCATTTTCGGCAGCGAGGCGATCAAGTGGAATTTCACCAAATTCCTCATGGATCGCGCCGGGACCGTGGTCGAGCGCTACGCCCCCACCACCGAGCCGGCCGACATCGCGCCCGATATCGAAAAGCTGCTCTGA
- a CDS encoding peroxiredoxin produces the protein MAILIGDTAPDFTLESTEGTVHFHDYIDGSWAVLFSHPKNFTPVCTTELGYTAKLKPEFEKRGVKVLGLSVDKLEDHGGWAKDIEETQGAALNFPLLADTEGKVARLYDMIHPNADNTLTVRSVFVIGPDKKVKLKIEYPASTGRNFNEVLRVIDSLQLTAKHQVATPVNWKSGEDVIIVPAVSNEQAKTKYPEGWTELKPYLRIVPQPQN, from the coding sequence ATGGCTATCCTGATCGGCGACACCGCCCCCGACTTCACCCTTGAATCGACCGAAGGCACCGTCCATTTCCACGATTACATCGACGGCTCCTGGGCGGTCCTGTTCAGCCATCCCAAGAATTTCACGCCGGTCTGCACGACCGAGCTGGGCTATACCGCCAAGCTGAAGCCGGAATTCGAAAAGCGCGGCGTAAAGGTGCTGGGCCTGTCGGTCGACAAGCTCGAAGATCATGGCGGCTGGGCCAAGGACATCGAGGAAACCCAGGGTGCGGCGCTCAACTTCCCGCTCCTGGCCGATACCGAAGGCAAGGTGGCGCGCCTTTATGACATGATCCACCCCAATGCCGACAACACGCTCACCGTGCGGTCGGTCTTCGTCATCGGGCCGGACAAGAAGGTCAAGCTCAAGATCGAATATCCTGCCTCGACCGGCCGCAACTTCAATGAAGTGCTGCGGGTCATCGACAGCCTGCAATTGACGGCCAAGCACCAGGTGGCGACGCCGGTCAACTGGAAGAGCGGCGAGGACGTCATCATCGTTCCTGCCGTGAGCAATGAACAGGCCAAGACCAAGTATCCCGAAGGCTGGACGGAGCTGAAGCCCTATCTGCGCATCGTTCCGCAGCCGCAGAACTAA
- a CDS encoding DUF1508 domain-containing protein, translated as MDLSKDETGSGYRFEIVASKDGQHFVRFVAANGETMVRTETYKSKSSAKNAIASLKKNGPGAEVSDQA; from the coding sequence GTGGACCTCTCCAAGGACGAGACCGGCTCCGGCTATCGCTTCGAGATTGTCGCCTCCAAGGACGGCCAGCATTTCGTGCGCTTCGTCGCCGCCAATGGCGAAACCATGGTGCGCACCGAAACCTACAAGTCCAAGTCGAGCGCCAAGAATGCCATTGCCTCGCTGAAGAAGAACGGGCCAGGTGCCGAGGTCAGCGACCAGGCCTGA
- a CDS encoding SH3 domain-containing protein codes for MFKKTLIAAALVLATASGAMAADWGWTTGGINFREGPGTSYYKLGTIPACTKVSITESQNGWYKVQWSGRWGWVASRYVSYDADYCTTYKAPSYSRGY; via the coding sequence ATGTTCAAGAAGACCCTTATCGCCGCCGCACTCGTTCTGGCCACCGCCTCCGGCGCCATGGCTGCCGACTGGGGCTGGACCACCGGCGGGATCAATTTCCGCGAAGGCCCAGGCACCAGCTACTACAAGCTCGGCACCATCCCGGCCTGCACCAAGGTCAGCATCACCGAAAGCCAGAATGGCTGGTACAAGGTCCAGTGGTCCGGCCGCTGGGGCTGGGTGGCATCCCGCTACGTCTCCTACGACGCGGACTACTGCACCACCTACAAGGCACCTAGCTATTCCCGTGGCTACTGA
- a CDS encoding DUF1236 domain-containing protein → MKKTLMASVAALSLAISMPAFAQDAGTVDADAGAVIGATGGGTTGAVVGGLIGGPIGAVIGGFAGAVIGAEAGVATSTIEYAGANPVEPVLIEGALDVGYTVPEAVTIYPVDGDENYGYIYANGRVWIVDLNNRTLVQSPGYLVSQSSADFAIANPVDPIEAEGDVVVGYVLPEGATITPLPDDQFYGYVYIDGRPAVVDASTRTVVWIN, encoded by the coding sequence ATGAAGAAGACTCTCATGGCCTCCGTGGCCGCACTTTCGCTCGCCATCTCCATGCCCGCCTTTGCGCAGGATGCCGGGACAGTTGATGCCGATGCCGGTGCCGTAATCGGCGCGACCGGTGGCGGCACGACCGGTGCCGTTGTCGGCGGCCTGATCGGTGGTCCCATTGGTGCCGTGATCGGCGGTTTTGCCGGTGCCGTCATTGGTGCCGAAGCCGGCGTTGCCACCTCCACCATCGAATATGCCGGGGCCAATCCGGTCGAGCCGGTGCTGATCGAGGGCGCGCTCGATGTCGGCTACACCGTGCCGGAAGCGGTCACCATCTATCCGGTCGATGGTGACGAAAACTACGGCTATATCTATGCCAATGGCCGCGTGTGGATCGTTGACCTCAACAACCGCACCCTGGTGCAGTCGCCGGGTTACCTGGTGAGCCAGTCCTCCGCCGATTTCGCCATCGCCAATCCGGTCGATCCGATCGAGGCGGAAGGTGATGTGGTCGTGGGTTATGTGCTGCCGGAAGGCGCCACCATCACCCCGCTGCCCGATGACCAGTTCTACGGCTATGTCTATATCGATGGCCGCCCGGCCGTGGTCGATGCCTCGACCCGCACCGTGGTCTGGATCAACTAG
- a CDS encoding CreA family protein, whose product MHAIAKFAVAATALVALAACGRSGEVGNVGVDWTGNDISIEAVADPEVDGVVCHLAFFNRSFIDRMSQGNWFEDPSYSALDCSANGPVTVGDIRTSAGGEEIFQQGRSLIWKSLRVTRVYDAANNSLIYLAHAREIQQGSGKMSLSVVPLNGIDVTWTNGAPQAQPMQGSVMVTGE is encoded by the coding sequence ATGCATGCCATTGCCAAGTTCGCCGTAGCTGCCACCGCGCTAGTTGCCCTTGCCGCCTGCGGGCGGAGCGGCGAGGTGGGCAATGTCGGGGTCGACTGGACCGGCAATGACATTTCCATCGAGGCCGTGGCCGATCCCGAAGTCGATGGCGTGGTCTGCCATCTGGCGTTTTTCAATCGCTCGTTCATCGACCGGATGAGCCAGGGCAACTGGTTCGAGGACCCATCCTATTCGGCGCTCGATTGCTCGGCGAACGGGCCGGTGACCGTGGGCGATATTCGCACCAGCGCCGGTGGAGAGGAAATCTTCCAGCAGGGGCGGTCGCTGATCTGGAAATCGCTGCGGGTGACCCGCGTTTACGACGCCGCCAACAATTCGCTGATCTACCTGGCCCATGCCCGCGAAATCCAGCAGGGCTCGGGCAAGATGAGCCTTTCCGTGGTGCCGCTCAACGGCATCGACGTCACCTGGACCAATGGCGCGCCGCAGGCCCAGCCCATGCAGGGCTCGGTCATGGTCACCGGCGAGTAG
- a CDS encoding amino acid ABC transporter permease — MTASRRPTLFSRLPYWLLAILLLFVLGLWAITSNATYASIFRTLAGGVQTTLWVTLVAFSAATLLGLLVALARTSGIRVLREVATFYVEIIRGVPILVFLFYIAFVAAPALVGAYNWALSLPIEWGWLTPATVRGFDFVWRAIFALTICYSAFIAEIFRAGIEAVGRGQVEAARSLGLSRWHCFRFIVFPQALRTILPPLGNDFVSMVKDSALVSALGVQDITQLGKLSASSSFLFFETYNVVAFLYLTMTISLSLLVRWLERVMENRVRR, encoded by the coding sequence ATGACAGCATCCCGACGTCCCACGCTCTTTTCCCGCCTGCCCTATTGGTTGCTGGCCATCCTGCTGCTGTTCGTGCTCGGGCTGTGGGCGATCACCAGCAACGCGACATACGCCTCGATCTTCCGCACCCTTGCGGGCGGCGTGCAGACGACGCTGTGGGTGACACTGGTCGCCTTTTCGGCTGCCACTCTCCTGGGGCTGCTGGTTGCGCTGGCGCGCACTTCGGGCATCCGCGTGTTGCGCGAGGTGGCGACATTCTATGTCGAGATCATCCGCGGCGTACCCATCCTGGTGTTTCTGTTTTACATCGCCTTTGTCGCCGCGCCGGCTCTGGTCGGCGCCTATAACTGGGCGCTGTCGCTGCCGATCGAATGGGGGTGGCTGACGCCGGCCACGGTGCGCGGCTTCGATTTCGTCTGGCGGGCTATTTTTGCCCTGACCATCTGCTACTCCGCCTTCATCGCCGAAATTTTCCGGGCGGGCATAGAGGCGGTGGGGCGCGGACAGGTGGAAGCGGCCCGCTCGCTGGGCCTCAGCCGCTGGCATTGCTTCCGCTTCATCGTCTTTCCGCAGGCCCTGCGCACCATCCTGCCGCCGCTGGGCAATGACTTTGTCTCCATGGTCAAGGACAGCGCTCTGGTCTCGGCCCTTGGCGTCCAGGACATAACCCAATTGGGCAAGCTCTCGGCCTCCTCGAGCTTTCTGTTCTTTGAAACCTACAATGTGGTCGCCTTCCTCTATCTGACCATGACCATCTCGCTCTCGCTGCTGGTACGCTGGCTGGAGCGCGTCATGGAGAACAGGGTTCGGCGCTAG
- a CDS encoding SelT/SelW/SelH family protein: MSEPSGKPAVTIVYCTQCNWMLRAAWMAQELLSTFSLELGAVTLVPGTGGIFEIHLDEELIWERKRDGGFPDSRVLKQMVRDRIDPDRDLGHVDRVEVKN; encoded by the coding sequence GTGAGCGAGCCATCCGGCAAGCCGGCCGTCACCATCGTCTATTGCACGCAATGCAACTGGATGTTGCGCGCGGCCTGGATGGCGCAGGAGCTCTTGTCCACATTCTCACTCGAGTTGGGCGCCGTGACGCTGGTTCCCGGCACCGGCGGCATCTTCGAAATTCACCTGGACGAGGAGTTGATCTGGGAGCGCAAGCGGGACGGCGGTTTTCCGGACAGCCGGGTGCTCAAGCAGATGGTGCGCGATCGCATCGACCCCGACCGGGACCTGGGCCATGTCGATCGGGTTGAGGTCAAAAACTAG